One Pseudomonas ekonensis DNA window includes the following coding sequences:
- the rsd gene encoding sigma D regulator: MLESCQSAQERWGGVHQLIDRWLREREELVTAFRELRDAKPAFADKSKNGRFCQILVDYVSAWHFEVREQLTDEAKAFDDEGGLELAEQIGPRIDEITQHAVAFNDHCHKGECNDTERFSEALQKLGGLLRERFELEDCLIEVLHNAHKEEAPVQA; encoded by the coding sequence ATGCTCGAAAGTTGTCAGAGTGCTCAGGAACGTTGGGGTGGAGTTCATCAACTGATCGACCGCTGGCTCCGGGAGCGCGAGGAACTGGTGACCGCGTTCCGCGAACTGCGTGACGCCAAGCCTGCGTTCGCCGACAAGTCGAAGAACGGCCGGTTCTGCCAGATCCTCGTCGATTACGTGTCCGCCTGGCACTTCGAAGTGCGTGAGCAGTTGACCGATGAAGCCAAGGCGTTCGATGACGAAGGCGGGCTGGAACTGGCGGAGCAGATCGGGCCGCGCATCGATGAGATCACGCAGCACGCGGTGGCCTTCAATGACCATTGCCACAAAGGCGAGTGCAACGACACCGAGCGCTTCTCCGAGGCGCTGCAAAAGCTGGGCGGTCTGCTGCGCGAACGCTTCGAGCTGGAAGACTGCCTGATCGAAGTGCTGCACAACGCCCACAAGGAAGAGGCCCCGGTTCAGGCCTGA
- a CDS encoding heme biosynthesis protein HemY yields MKRLYVIVFLAIAVTAALGLAIAQHSGYVLVAYKSFRYESSLWATLALVAILWLLIWAVKALVELVLTSGGVVNPWSRRNRSRRVQVAIEHGQLDLAEGRWASAQRHLYRAAEAERQPLLYYLGAARAANEQGNYEECDRLLERALERQPQAELAIALSHAQLQTDRGDTDGALETLQAMHGRHPHNAQTLRQLQRLHQQRGEWSAVIRLLPELRKDKVLPPAELTELERRAWGQNLSLAAQREEDGTVGQQSLERAWQQLTSAQRQEAPLVLAYAEQLRQLGAQVEAEEVLRNALKRKYDSHLARLYGLVRGNDPARQLQTAEGWLKEHPADPSLLLTLGRLCLQASLWGKARDYLESSLRTQRNPEACAELARLLARLGDTERSNQLFQEGLGLLDDRLLAAPLPVPARA; encoded by the coding sequence ATGAAGCGCCTGTATGTGATCGTGTTTCTGGCCATCGCCGTCACGGCGGCGCTGGGCCTGGCGATCGCCCAGCATTCCGGTTACGTGCTGGTCGCGTACAAGAGCTTTCGCTACGAGTCGAGCCTGTGGGCGACCCTGGCGCTGGTGGCGATCCTGTGGCTGCTGATCTGGGCCGTCAAGGCGCTGGTCGAGCTGGTGCTGACGTCCGGCGGGGTGGTCAACCCGTGGTCGCGGCGCAACCGCAGCCGGCGCGTGCAGGTGGCGATCGAACACGGGCAACTGGACCTGGCCGAAGGCCGCTGGGCCAGCGCCCAGCGTCACCTGTACCGGGCCGCCGAAGCCGAGCGCCAGCCGTTGCTGTATTACCTCGGCGCCGCCCGTGCCGCCAACGAGCAGGGCAACTATGAGGAATGCGACCGTTTGCTGGAGCGCGCCCTGGAGCGTCAGCCCCAAGCCGAACTGGCGATCGCCCTGAGCCACGCGCAGTTGCAGACCGACCGCGGCGACACCGACGGCGCCCTGGAAACGCTGCAGGCCATGCACGGGCGCCATCCCCACAACGCCCAGACCCTGCGCCAGTTGCAGCGGCTGCATCAGCAGCGCGGGGAATGGTCGGCGGTGATCCGGCTGTTGCCGGAGCTGCGCAAGGACAAAGTCTTGCCGCCGGCCGAACTGACCGAGCTGGAACGCCGCGCCTGGGGCCAGAACCTGTCGCTGGCGGCCCAGCGTGAAGAGGACGGCACGGTCGGCCAGCAATCCCTTGAACGGGCCTGGCAGCAGCTCACCTCCGCCCAGCGCCAGGAGGCGCCGCTGGTGCTGGCCTACGCCGAGCAATTGCGTCAGCTGGGCGCGCAGGTCGAGGCGGAAGAGGTGCTGCGCAATGCCCTCAAGCGCAAGTACGACAGCCACCTGGCGCGCCTGTACGGCCTGGTGCGCGGCAACGATCCGGCGCGTCAGTTGCAGACGGCCGAGGGGTGGCTCAAGGAGCATCCCGCCGATCCGAGCCTGCTGCTGACGCTGGGTCGCCTGTGCCTGCAAGCCAGCTTGTGGGGCAAGGCGCGGGACTACCTGGAAAGCAGCCTGCGCACCCAGCGCAACCCGGAGGCCTGTGCCGAACTCGCCCGTCTGTTGGCGCGCCTTGGCGACACCGAACGCAGCAATCAGCTGTTCCAGGAAGGGCTGGGGCTGTTGGATGACCGTCTGCTGGCCGCACCGTTGCCGGTGCCGGCCCGTGCCTGA
- a CDS encoding ATP-binding cassette domain-containing protein, which yields MIRLQNLTLQRGPQRLLEDAELTLHAGHKAGLIGANGAGKSSLFALLRGELHPDSGDCLLPADWRIAHMRQEVDTLERLAVDYVLDGDVRLRQVQRDLAAAEAAHDGEALARLHAELDSADGYTADARARKLLAGLGFTNEQMDRQVGDFSGGWRMRLNLAQALMCPSDLLLLDEPTNHLDLDAIIWLEEWLKGYPGTLLLISHDRDFLDEVVDHVAHVDQRKLVLYRGGYTAFERARAERLAQQQQAYEKQQAQRAHMESYIARFKAQATKARQAQSRIKALERMEELSAAHVDSPFDFVFRESTKISSPLIDLSDARLGYGEKTILEKVKLQLTPGARIGLLGPNGAGKSTLIKNLAGELSPLAGRLTRGENTVVGYFAQHQLDSLDAKASPLLHLQRLAPTEREQTLRDFLGGFDFRGGRIDEPVLNFSGGEKARLALALIAWERPNLLLLDEPTNHLDLEMRLALTMALQEFSGAVLVVSHDRHLLKSTTDNFYLVADGKVEEFDGDLDDYARWLVEYRQRNAPVSSAPVNPDKTDKKAQRQAAAALRQQLAPHKREADKLEAELGKLHEKLAKVDASLGDSDIYDPARKNELRDLLAEQAKLKAREAELEEAWMQALETLESMQAELETLS from the coding sequence ATGATCCGACTTCAGAACCTGACTTTACAGCGTGGCCCGCAGCGTCTGCTAGAAGACGCCGAGCTGACCCTGCACGCCGGCCACAAGGCCGGCCTCATCGGTGCCAACGGCGCCGGCAAATCCAGCCTGTTCGCCTTGCTGCGCGGCGAGTTGCACCCGGATTCGGGCGACTGCCTGCTGCCGGCCGACTGGCGCATCGCCCACATGCGCCAGGAAGTCGATACGCTCGAACGCCTGGCGGTCGACTACGTGCTCGACGGCGACGTGCGCCTGCGCCAGGTGCAGCGAGACCTCGCGGCGGCCGAAGCGGCCCATGACGGCGAGGCCCTGGCCCGCCTGCACGCCGAACTCGACAGCGCTGACGGCTACACTGCCGATGCGCGTGCGCGCAAGCTGCTGGCAGGCCTCGGTTTCACTAATGAGCAGATGGATCGTCAGGTAGGAGATTTCTCCGGTGGCTGGCGGATGCGTCTGAACCTTGCGCAGGCTTTGATGTGCCCGTCGGATCTGCTGCTGCTCGACGAACCGACCAACCACTTGGATCTCGACGCGATCATCTGGCTGGAGGAGTGGCTCAAGGGCTACCCCGGCACCCTGCTGCTGATTTCCCACGACCGCGACTTCCTCGATGAAGTCGTCGATCACGTGGCCCATGTCGACCAGCGCAAGCTGGTGCTCTACCGCGGCGGCTACACCGCGTTCGAACGCGCCCGCGCCGAGCGACTGGCCCAGCAGCAACAGGCCTACGAGAAGCAGCAGGCGCAGCGTGCGCACATGGAAAGCTACATCGCCCGGTTCAAGGCCCAGGCCACCAAGGCCCGTCAGGCCCAGAGCCGGATCAAGGCCCTGGAGCGGATGGAAGAGCTGTCGGCGGCCCATGTCGATTCACCGTTCGACTTCGTGTTCCGCGAGTCGACCAAGATCTCGAGCCCGCTGATCGACCTGTCCGACGCCCGTCTGGGCTACGGCGAAAAGACCATCCTGGAGAAGGTCAAGCTGCAGTTGACCCCGGGCGCGCGGATCGGCCTGCTCGGCCCCAACGGCGCGGGCAAGTCGACCCTGATCAAGAACCTCGCCGGCGAGCTCTCGCCGCTGGCCGGGCGCCTGACCCGCGGCGAGAACACCGTGGTCGGCTACTTCGCCCAGCATCAGCTCGACTCGCTGGACGCCAAGGCCAGCCCGTTGCTGCACCTGCAGCGACTGGCGCCGACCGAACGCGAGCAGACCCTGCGCGATTTCCTCGGCGGTTTCGACTTCCGCGGCGGGCGGATCGACGAGCCGGTGCTGAATTTCTCCGGCGGCGAGAAGGCGCGTCTGGCCCTGGCGCTGATCGCCTGGGAGCGGCCGAACCTGTTGCTGCTCGACGAGCCGACCAACCACCTGGACCTGGAAATGCGCCTGGCCCTGACCATGGCGTTGCAGGAGTTCAGCGGTGCGGTGCTGGTGGTGTCCCACGACCGGCACCTGCTCAAGAGCACCACGGACAACTTCTACCTGGTGGCGGACGGCAAGGTCGAAGAGTTCGACGGCGACCTCGACGACTACGCCCGTTGGCTGGTGGAGTACCGTCAGCGCAACGCGCCGGTCAGCAGCGCGCCGGTGAACCCGGACAAGACCGACAAGAAGGCCCAGCGCCAGGCCGCCGCTGCGTTGCGTCAGCAACTGGCGCCGCACAAGCGCGAAGCCGACAAGCTCGAAGCGGAGCTGGGCAAGCTGCACGAGAAGCTGGCCAAGGTCGACGCCAGCCTCGGCGACAGCGACATCTACGACCCGGCGCGCAAGAACGAACTGCGTGACCTGCTGGCCGAACAGGCCAAGCTGAAGGCGCGGGAAGCCGAGTTGGAAGAGGCGTGGATGCAAGCGCTGGAAACCCTGGAAAGCATGCAGGCGGAGCTGGAGACGCTGTCTTGA
- a CDS encoding mechanosensitive ion channel family protein → MEAFKLPLPAVWVEPIWLGVQILLILLAAYFAQRFVAKCLTRLGERYPFPPQLLMPLRGGLRWLIMGSALIFVLERLGVSATVLWTALSGFVAVAAVAFFAMWSVLSNLLCAILIFTVGPFRLGDVVELVDTTDKPGVKGRVVAINLLYTTLIEAEELGTGSAMVQVPNSLFFQRSVRRWRGSDVFPSSGFEK, encoded by the coding sequence ATGGAGGCGTTCAAGCTGCCGCTGCCGGCGGTGTGGGTCGAGCCGATCTGGCTCGGCGTGCAGATCCTGCTGATTCTGCTGGCCGCCTACTTCGCCCAGCGCTTCGTCGCCAAATGCCTGACCCGCCTGGGCGAGCGTTACCCGTTCCCGCCGCAGTTGCTGATGCCCCTGCGCGGCGGCCTGCGCTGGCTGATCATGGGCAGCGCGCTGATCTTCGTGCTGGAGCGCCTCGGTGTGTCGGCCACGGTGCTGTGGACGGCGCTGTCCGGTTTCGTCGCGGTGGCGGCGGTGGCGTTCTTCGCCATGTGGAGCGTGCTGTCGAACCTGCTCTGCGCGATCCTGATCTTCACCGTCGGCCCGTTCCGCCTGGGCGATGTGGTCGAACTGGTGGACACCACCGACAAGCCCGGGGTGAAGGGCCGGGTGGTGGCGATCAACCTGCTGTACACCACGCTGATCGAGGCCGAAGAGCTCGGCACCGGCAGCGCCATGGTGCAGGTGCCCAACAGCCTGTTCTTCCAGCGTTCGGTGCGGCGCTGGCGGGGGAGCGATGTGTTTCCTTCGAGCGGGTTCGAGAAGTAA
- a CDS encoding penicillin-binding protein activator LpoB, whose amino-acid sequence MRAWIGMMALACAFGAQAAPKVAVTDLAYQERVEQYIHIVSAQNNYREGYYSASGSSSYNELEATTSYIEQGELRKFTGDIKGEILRTGMFQLVQGTPYTASSKGDVYDVIKRIKAGHFKGADYVLFGTVSDIDFTQDMNELAHTDSYSAVLGLTLVADFSLINTKTYEITSAFTAMGEAQDTKLVNGRDIKISLNRPRVVRDVSKALGEDVAGQLSMQLGGGGYEQPREPQQRNNLPRDTAPVILK is encoded by the coding sequence ATGCGCGCATGGATTGGCATGATGGCCCTGGCTTGCGCGTTCGGCGCGCAAGCGGCCCCGAAAGTCGCGGTGACGGACCTGGCGTACCAGGAGCGTGTGGAGCAGTACATCCACATCGTTTCGGCCCAGAACAACTACCGCGAGGGTTACTACAGCGCCAGCGGCTCCTCGAGCTACAACGAGCTGGAGGCCACCACCAGCTACATCGAGCAGGGCGAGCTGCGCAAGTTCACCGGCGACATCAAGGGCGAGATCCTGCGCACCGGGATGTTCCAGCTGGTGCAGGGCACGCCCTACACCGCCTCGTCCAAGGGCGACGTCTACGACGTGATCAAGCGGATCAAGGCGGGTCACTTCAAGGGCGCCGACTACGTGCTGTTCGGCACCGTGTCGGACATCGACTTCACCCAGGACATGAACGAGCTGGCCCACACCGACAGCTACTCGGCCGTGCTGGGCCTGACGCTGGTGGCGGACTTCAGCCTGATCAACACCAAGACCTACGAGATCACCTCGGCCTTCACGGCCATGGGTGAGGCGCAGGACACCAAACTGGTGAACGGCCGCGACATCAAGATCTCGCTGAACCGCCCGCGGGTGGTGCGTGACGTGTCGAAGGCGCTGGGCGAGGACGTGGCCGGTCAGCTGAGCATGCAACTCGGCGGCGGCGGTTACGAGCAGCCGCGCGAACCGCAGCAGCGCAACAATCTGCCGCGCGACACGGCGCCGGTGATCCTCAAGTGA
- a CDS encoding AlgP family protein, with product MSATKKPVNTPLHLLQQLSGSLLEHLENACSQALADAEKLLAKLEKQRGKAQEKLHKSRTKLQDAAAAGKAKAQAKAKSAVKELEDLLDALKGRQSDTRSYILQLKRDAQESLKLAQGVGRVQEAAGKALSARTAKPAAAAPAKKAAAKPAAKPAAKPAAANTAAAKAPAKPAAKPVAAKAPAKAAAKPAAKKPAAASTAKPAAKPAAKPAVAKTAASKPATAKPTAAKAAPAKTAAAKPAAKPAAKPAAKPAVKTAAAKPAAKPAAAKPAAKPAAKAPAKPAAAAKPATTAAKPAAAKPAAKPAAKPAAKPAAKKPVAAKPVAKPATAAAAKPTAAAPAAATAPTAATPTSAPTPAPAAVSSVASNPTSAS from the coding sequence ATGTCGGCCACCAAGAAGCCCGTAAACACTCCGTTGCACTTACTCCAACAGCTCTCGGGCAGCCTGCTCGAACATCTGGAAAACGCATGCTCCCAAGCCTTGGCTGATGCTGAAAAACTGCTCGCCAAACTGGAGAAGCAACGCGGCAAGGCGCAAGAGAAACTGCACAAGTCCCGCACCAAACTGCAAGACGCGGCCGCCGCCGGCAAAGCCAAGGCGCAGGCCAAGGCCAAGTCGGCCGTGAAGGAACTCGAAGACCTGCTCGACGCGCTGAAGGGCCGTCAGTCCGACACCCGCAGCTACATTCTGCAACTCAAGCGCGATGCCCAGGAAAGCCTGAAGCTGGCCCAGGGCGTGGGTCGTGTGCAGGAAGCCGCCGGCAAGGCGCTGTCCGCCCGTACGGCCAAGCCGGCCGCCGCCGCACCGGCCAAGAAAGCCGCCGCGAAACCTGCCGCTAAACCCGCTGCAAAACCTGCCGCCGCCAACACCGCTGCCGCCAAGGCACCGGCCAAACCTGCCGCGAAACCCGTCGCCGCCAAAGCGCCGGCGAAGGCTGCCGCCAAACCTGCCGCGAAGAAACCGGCAGCGGCCAGCACCGCCAAGCCTGCGGCCAAACCCGCCGCCAAACCGGCTGTCGCGAAGACTGCCGCCAGCAAGCCGGCCACCGCTAAACCGACTGCCGCCAAAGCCGCCCCGGCGAAGACCGCAGCCGCCAAACCTGCGGCGAAACCAGCAGCGAAACCAGCAGCGAAACCGGCGGTGAAGACCGCTGCCGCGAAACCTGCCGCTAAGCCTGCCGCCGCCAAACCGGCAGCCAAGCCTGCGGCAAAAGCGCCTGCCAAACCGGCCGCCGCGGCGAAACCTGCGACCACCGCCGCCAAGCCGGCCGCTGCAAAACCTGCGGCCAAGCCTGCCGCCAAACCAGCAGCCAAACCTGCCGCGAAAAAACCGGTCGCCGCCAAGCCTGTCGCCAAGCCGGCGACCGCTGCCGCCGCCAAGCCAACCGCAGCAGCGCCTGCTGCCGCCACCGCCCCAACCGCCGCCACCCCGACCAGCGCACCTACACCTGCGCCGGCCGCCGTGTCGAGCGTCGCCAGCAACCCGACCAGCGCCTCCTAA
- a CDS encoding uroporphyrinogen-III C-methyltransferase, translating into MSETALPKDDVQPVTDAPVDVPPPAREPRRGNGLAIVALLLGAAGVAVGGWGVWQVRHLQADTRQQLSQVQALNDQAQSLKLNEQRLTERLGQLPGADELDERQRLVTQLQGDQQRLNQRLETVLGASRKDWRLAEAEHLLRLASLRLSALQDVSSAQALVQGADEILREQNDPGSFAAREQVAKTLVALRSTAQPDRTGLFLRLGALRDQVIELTELAPEYKDRGESLLGLTADGDGASRWAQWWDQVSRYIRIDFNADKNVRPLLAGQSLSQVRLALSLALEQAQWAALNGQAPVYAQALGEARDVLKGNFNPDNPQSKIMLEQVAELSLQPVTVSTPDLAGTLGAVQAYLERRNVNAEDSVKPFAKPAAGTAQEATP; encoded by the coding sequence GTGAGCGAAACAGCCTTGCCTAAAGATGATGTTCAACCTGTGACCGATGCACCGGTTGACGTACCACCACCGGCCCGGGAACCGCGTCGGGGAAACGGACTGGCCATCGTGGCATTGCTGCTGGGCGCCGCCGGCGTCGCGGTCGGCGGCTGGGGCGTCTGGCAGGTGCGGCACCTGCAGGCCGACACCCGGCAGCAGTTGAGCCAGGTGCAGGCGCTGAACGATCAGGCGCAGTCGCTGAAACTCAACGAGCAGCGCCTGACCGAGCGTCTCGGGCAATTGCCGGGCGCCGACGAGCTCGATGAGCGCCAGCGGCTGGTGACCCAGTTGCAGGGCGATCAGCAACGCCTCAACCAGCGTCTGGAAACCGTCCTCGGCGCCAGCCGCAAGGACTGGCGCCTGGCCGAGGCCGAGCACCTGCTGCGTCTGGCCAGCCTGCGCCTGTCGGCGCTGCAGGACGTCAGCAGCGCTCAGGCCTTGGTGCAGGGCGCCGACGAGATCCTGCGCGAACAGAACGATCCCGGTTCGTTCGCCGCCCGCGAGCAAGTGGCGAAAACCCTGGTGGCCCTGCGCAGCACCGCGCAGCCGGACCGCACCGGCCTGTTCCTGCGCCTGGGCGCCCTGCGCGATCAGGTCATCGAACTCACCGAACTGGCGCCCGAATACAAGGACCGCGGCGAATCCCTGCTGGGCCTGACGGCCGACGGCGACGGGGCCAGCCGCTGGGCGCAATGGTGGGATCAGGTCTCGCGGTACATCCGCATCGACTTCAACGCCGACAAGAACGTGCGGCCGCTGCTGGCCGGGCAGAGCCTGAGCCAGGTGCGCCTGGCCCTGAGCCTGGCGCTCGAGCAGGCGCAGTGGGCGGCGCTCAACGGGCAGGCGCCGGTCTACGCCCAGGCGCTGGGCGAGGCGCGGGACGTGCTCAAGGGCAACTTCAATCCGGACAACCCGCAAAGCAAAATCATGCTGGAGCAAGTGGCCGAACTGAGCCTGCAGCCCGTGACGGTCAGCACGCCGGACCTGGCCGGCACCCTGGGCGCGGTGCAGGCCTATCTCGAGCGGCGCAACGTCAATGCCGAAGACTCGGTCAAGCCGTTCGCCAAACCGGCCGCCGGCACGGCGCAGGAGGCCACGCCATGA
- a CDS encoding TIGR02444 family protein: MSPDLWSFALAVYARPDVEAACLRLQSAGANVCLMLCGLWLEQRDATCDDRRVHQLRQITDPWDRDVVQPLRALRLQWKEAADTDPLLKGMREQIKGMELEAERALLSRLEGMAQGWARNSKESSDWLEALAGEAANLNRDALRVLRVAAAGA; this comes from the coding sequence ATGTCCCCTGACCTGTGGAGCTTTGCCCTGGCCGTCTACGCCCGCCCGGACGTGGAGGCCGCCTGCCTGCGCCTGCAATCGGCGGGGGCGAACGTGTGCCTGATGCTGTGCGGCCTGTGGCTTGAACAACGAGACGCGACCTGCGACGACAGGCGCGTGCACCAGCTTCGGCAGATCACCGATCCCTGGGACCGCGACGTGGTGCAGCCGCTGCGGGCGCTGCGCCTGCAATGGAAAGAGGCGGCCGATACCGACCCGCTGCTCAAGGGCATGCGGGAACAGATCAAGGGAATGGAACTGGAGGCGGAGCGCGCGCTGCTGTCGCGGCTGGAAGGCATGGCCCAGGGTTGGGCGCGCAATTCGAAGGAATCGAGTGATTGGCTGGAGGCGCTCGCCGGCGAGGCGGCCAACCTGAACCGCGACGCGCTGCGGGTGCTGCGCGTCGCGGCGGCCGGCGCTTAG
- a CDS encoding FKBP-type peptidyl-prolyl cis-trans isomerase, translating to MPRYFFLSLCLVFSVAQADEKTTANDAHDLAYSLGASLGERLRQEVPQLQLQALIDGLQQAYQGKPLALSEARIEQILADHESRNAEQASQPSSEAAMENEQRFLTAEKAKPGVKELADGILMTELAPGTGTKAGPDGKVQVLYVGRLPDGTVFDQNTQPQWFNLDSVIAGWRTALQNMPVGAKWRLVIPSDQAYGADGAGDLIAPFTPLVFEVELKGATG from the coding sequence ATGCCGCGCTACTTTTTTTTGTCCCTCTGCCTGGTTTTTTCCGTCGCTCAGGCCGACGAAAAAACCACCGCGAACGATGCCCATGACCTGGCCTACAGCTTGGGCGCCAGCCTCGGCGAACGCCTGCGCCAGGAGGTGCCGCAACTGCAGCTGCAGGCGTTGATCGACGGGTTGCAGCAGGCCTACCAAGGCAAGCCGCTGGCCTTGAGCGAGGCGCGGATCGAGCAGATCCTGGCCGACCACGAGTCGCGCAACGCCGAGCAGGCATCGCAACCGTCGAGCGAAGCCGCGATGGAAAACGAACAGCGCTTCCTCACCGCCGAAAAGGCCAAGCCCGGCGTGAAGGAACTGGCCGACGGCATCCTGATGACCGAGCTTGCGCCCGGCACAGGCACCAAGGCAGGTCCCGACGGCAAGGTGCAGGTGCTGTACGTCGGCCGGCTGCCGGACGGCACCGTGTTCGACCAGAACACGCAGCCGCAGTGGTTCAACCTCGACAGCGTGATCGCCGGCTGGCGCACCGCGTTGCAGAACATGCCGGTGGGCGCGAAGTGGCGACTGGTGATTCCCTCCGATCAGGCCTACGGCGCGGACGGTGCCGGCGACCTGATCGCGCCGTTCACGCCGCTGGTGTTCGAGGTCGAATTGAAGGGCGCGACCGGCTGA
- a CDS encoding LysE family transporter translates to MEFQTWLAFFAACWVISLSPGAGAIASMSSGLQYGFWRGYWNALGLQLGLALQIAIVGAGVGAILTASATAFYAIKWFGVAYLVYLAVKQWRALPSDMSDDAAVRPIGKPMALVFRGFLVNISNPKALVFMLAVLPQFIDPHAPLLIQYLVIGATMICVDLIVMAGYTGLASKVLRLLRTPKQQKRMNRTFAGLFIGAAAFMATLRKAAV, encoded by the coding sequence ATGGAGTTTCAAACATGGCTGGCGTTCTTCGCCGCCTGTTGGGTGATCAGCCTGTCTCCGGGCGCCGGCGCGATCGCGTCGATGTCCAGCGGTCTGCAGTATGGTTTCTGGCGCGGTTACTGGAACGCCCTCGGCCTGCAGCTGGGGCTGGCCCTGCAGATCGCGATCGTCGGCGCCGGCGTCGGCGCGATCCTGACGGCCTCGGCCACGGCGTTCTACGCGATCAAGTGGTTCGGTGTGGCCTACCTGGTGTACCTGGCGGTCAAGCAATGGCGTGCGCTGCCCAGCGACATGAGCGACGACGCCGCCGTGCGGCCGATCGGCAAGCCGATGGCGCTGGTGTTCCGCGGGTTCCTGGTGAACATCAGCAACCCCAAGGCCCTGGTGTTCATGCTGGCGGTGCTGCCGCAGTTCATCGACCCGCATGCGCCGCTGCTGATCCAGTACCTGGTGATCGGCGCGACCATGATCTGCGTCGACCTGATCGTCATGGCCGGCTACACCGGCCTGGCGTCTAAGGTGCTGCGCCTGCTGCGTACGCCGAAGCAGCAGAAACGCATGAACCGTACCTTCGCCGGGCTGTTCATCGGCGCGGCGGCGTTCATGGCGACGCTGCGCAAAGCCGCCGTCTGA
- a CDS encoding uroporphyrinogen-III synthase: protein MTGWRLLLTRPAEDCTALAEVLAQQGIFSSCLPLLEIVPLAVSDTMRRTLGQLPQCAAVIVVSKPAARLAVQLLDVCADVPPSLPWFSVGAATAQILKDRRLDTHFPDEGDDSEALLRLPRLREAVARPGSRVLILRGEGGRELLAERLRALGASVEYLELYRRDLPACAPGELTRRIGSERLNGLVVSSGQGFEHLRQLAGDAWPEVAQLPLFVPSPRVAGQARAAGARTVVDCRGASAAALLTALREHPVPVL, encoded by the coding sequence GTGACCGGCTGGCGCCTGCTGTTGACCCGTCCGGCGGAGGACTGCACGGCGCTGGCCGAGGTGTTGGCGCAGCAGGGGATTTTCAGCAGCTGCCTGCCGCTTTTGGAGATCGTCCCTTTGGCGGTCTCTGACACAATGCGCCGAACCTTGGGGCAACTGCCGCAGTGCGCTGCGGTGATCGTGGTCAGCAAACCGGCGGCGCGCCTGGCCGTGCAGCTGCTGGACGTTTGCGCGGACGTGCCGCCGTCGTTGCCCTGGTTCAGCGTCGGCGCGGCGACGGCGCAGATTCTAAAGGACCGGAGGCTGGACACCCACTTCCCGGACGAGGGCGACGACAGCGAAGCGCTGCTGCGCTTGCCGCGTCTGCGCGAGGCGGTGGCGCGGCCCGGTTCGCGGGTGCTGATCCTGCGCGGCGAGGGCGGGCGCGAGCTGCTCGCCGAGCGCCTGCGCGCGCTTGGTGCTAGTGTCGAGTATCTGGAGCTGTACCGCCGCGACCTGCCGGCCTGCGCGCCGGGGGAACTGACGCGCAGGATCGGATCGGAACGCCTGAACGGGCTGGTGGTCAGCAGTGGACAGGGTTTCGAGCACCTGCGCCAATTGGCCGGCGACGCCTGGCCCGAGGTGGCGCAGCTGCCGTTGTTTGTTCCAAGCCCAAGGGTCGCCGGGCAGGCGCGCGCCGCCGGGGCCCGAACAGTTGTGGATTGCCGCGGCGCCAGTGCCGCGGCCTTGCTGACGGCGTTACGGGAGCATCCCGTGCCCGTTCTCTAA
- a CDS encoding disulfide bond formation protein B, whose amino-acid sequence MSLTCSRSLFFMAFMAGALALGASYYLEYTVGLTPCNLCLVQRLFLAALFVCCGAAAVHGPRRVGLSLYWVLALAASAGGMTAAWRQVLWQSDPLHQLANCIPAPETPLSWMCALSGMFNDHGDCAEISWTLFDLSIPEWSLLFFIAMSILAVYQLLRLLWGAVQRPFGGEASHRLLIRD is encoded by the coding sequence ATGTCGTTGACCTGCTCACGCTCCCTGTTTTTCATGGCTTTCATGGCAGGGGCTCTGGCCCTGGGGGCTTCCTACTACCTCGAATACACGGTCGGCCTGACGCCTTGCAATCTGTGCCTGGTGCAGCGTCTGTTCCTGGCCGCGCTGTTCGTCTGCTGTGGCGCGGCGGCGGTGCATGGACCGCGGCGCGTCGGCCTGTCGCTTTACTGGGTGTTGGCGCTGGCCGCCAGCGCCGGGGGCATGACCGCCGCCTGGCGCCAGGTGCTGTGGCAGAGTGACCCGCTGCACCAGTTGGCGAACTGCATACCGGCGCCTGAAACGCCGCTGTCGTGGATGTGCGCGCTGTCGGGCATGTTCAACGACCACGGCGACTGCGCCGAGATCTCCTGGACGCTGTTCGACCTGAGCATTCCGGAATGGAGCCTGCTGTTTTTCATCGCGATGTCGATCCTGGCGGTCTACCAACTCTTGCGTCTGCTCTGGGGCGCCGTGCAGCGTCCGTTCGGCGGCGAAGCGTCGCACCGGCTGTTGATACGGGATTAA